The following proteins are encoded in a genomic region of Aquifex aeolicus VF5:
- a CDS encoding AAA family ATPase, protein MDINLIISEVSKVIKGKEEVIKNSLVCLLSGGHLLIEDVPGTGKTTLALALARVLGLSFSRIQFTSDLLPSDITGVSVFNQKTREFEFKKGPIFSNVVLADEINRGTPKVQSALLEAMAEKQVSVDGNTYKLPEPFFVIATQNPIEYYGTYPLPEAQLDRFTMKISMGYPSEEDEVQIVQGINPMEKVSSLNVLSSPEEVIRTVNEVKEIYVSPEVARFIVNIGNEVRNHPSVILGVSTRGLIHLANASRALAYFRERDFVVPEDVLDLLKYVIPHRIKVREGVKAEAVLKEVISRVPIP, encoded by the coding sequence ATGGACATAAACCTCATAATTTCTGAGGTCTCGAAAGTAATAAAGGGGAAGGAAGAAGTTATAAAAAACTCTCTCGTCTGTCTCCTATCGGGCGGACACCTCCTTATAGAGGACGTTCCCGGAACGGGTAAGACAACATTAGCTCTGGCTCTGGCAAGGGTTCTTGGACTTTCGTTCAGCAGGATACAGTTCACGAGTGATCTCCTTCCCTCGGACATAACCGGAGTCAGCGTGTTCAATCAGAAAACAAGGGAATTCGAGTTCAAAAAGGGGCCTATTTTCAGTAACGTAGTTCTGGCTGATGAGATAAACAGGGGAACGCCGAAGGTTCAGAGTGCCCTCCTTGAGGCTATGGCGGAAAAACAGGTGAGCGTGGACGGAAATACTTACAAACTCCCCGAACCCTTCTTCGTCATAGCTACTCAGAACCCGATTGAGTATTACGGTACTTACCCCCTTCCCGAAGCTCAGCTCGACAGGTTTACTATGAAAATCAGTATGGGATACCCTTCGGAAGAGGACGAAGTTCAGATAGTTCAGGGGATAAACCCCATGGAAAAGGTAAGTTCTCTAAATGTTTTAAGTTCCCCCGAAGAAGTTATAAGGACTGTAAACGAAGTAAAGGAAATATACGTTTCCCCGGAAGTCGCAAGGTTTATTGTAAACATAGGAAACGAGGTCAGGAATCACCCTTCGGTTATTCTGGGTGTTTCCACGAGGGGTCTTATACACCTTGCGAACGCCTCAAGGGCTCTGGCTTACTTCAGGGAAAGGGACTTTGTCGTCCCGGAAGACGTTCTGGACTTACTTAAGTACGTAATTCCCCACAGGATAAAGGTAAGGGAAGGAGTGAAGGCGGAAGCGGTCTTAAAGGAAGTCATAAGCAGGGTTCCAATACCTTAA